A stretch of Buteo buteo chromosome 9, bButBut1.hap1.1, whole genome shotgun sequence DNA encodes these proteins:
- the ITGA3 gene encoding integrin alpha-3 isoform X1 yields MARCRRLLLLPPPLPPPPPPPPPPVPGLLLLVLGTLLGRAAAFNLDRTFPVLKEGATPDGFFGFSVALHRQTEREERCLLLVGAPRDVEPANGTRTGAVYACPLTAFRNDCQPLDIELKSEPDKAIIDDMWLGVTVASQRQPAGRVLACAHRYTKVLWSGSEDQRRMVGKCYVRGNDLRLNISDEWQTYHNEMCNSNTDADETGMCQMGTSAGFTANIIYFGAPGAYNWQGTDYMLQREMWDLHDFSYANERRGNTYIGYTAEVGSAVLQRDAVTVVTGAPRYKHTGAVYLLSQSAQQTLQKSLVLPGHQVGSYFGSAVALADLNNDGWQDLVVGAPYYFQRKQEVGGAVYVYMNEVGGFQSHPSLVLTGPSYSAFGFAVASIGDINQDGFQDIAVGAPFEGPGKVYIYHSSAEGLLDKPRQVISGSDLGPARMQTFGYSLSGGLDVDGNSYPDLLVGSLAEKIVLLRARPVINILNKTFTVTPSKVDPARCTPDSCITVTVCFSYNQSAGDPKYKEKITLEYTLEADKDRHPPRVRFLGTHSATYRGIFPMPETRCESKELLLLDNIRDKLHPIVLSMNYSLVEKPRTFQLGPQSLDAFPVLNQDQSHENETKIEFQKECGSDNKCYSNLQLQSSFVTDQNQPLPRLNGTQVLQYSRDVRKLYLSINITNVPTTPSNGEDAHEALLNVTVPASLLPSSVRPSGACTIAETVLCELGNPFKRNQRAELIVTFEAIGIMLDTREILVWLDLSTQSTQEDLQPVLAKLLVDYSIQSSLTIAPSHAQSHFSGTVVGESAMRREQDVGSPLAFDFQVTTKGESLGTLGTILLGFEWPYEIPNGKWLLYPTEILVNSNETCQPPGGVINPLNLTLLEDQVPSRQRRELEAPEPAEPPITLATAKKAKSEVVLSCSKGTARCIWFECPLLHTQHPTTFSIRARVWNSTFIEEYSDFDRVKVDGTATLFLRTHIPTINMKNHTVRVSDALTGTGWEGLGPLGALPLTRLFSALPVLRGRGLGADGGAAGRDRAVAGAGVGGRRVAATGADHPPPLEVRLLPADPLLPDHAQVPRGEDPAGAALPVRRPPASPAQETLGDQMAGAGEVLLTPPPHPPPASPV; encoded by the exons ATGGCGCGGTGCcgccggctgctgctgctgccgccgcctcttcctcctcctcctcctcctcctcctcctccggtaCCGgggttgctgctgctggtgctgggcacGCTGCTCGGCCGTGCCGCCGCCTTTAACCTGGACCGCACCTTCCCGGTGCTGAAGGAGGGCGCGACCCCCGACGGCTTCTTCGGCTTCTCGGTAGCGCTGCACCGTCAGACCGAGCGGGAGGAGAGGTGTCT gctgctgGTGGGAGCCCCCCGAGATGTGGAGCCGGCAAACGGCACGCGGACGGGCGCCGTCTACGCCTGCCCCCTCACCGCCTTCAGGAACGACTGCCAACCGCTCGACATCGAGTTGAAGA GTGAACCGGACAAAGCCATCATCGACGATATGTGGCTGGGGGTGACGGTGGCCAGCCAGCGGCAGCCGGCGGGGAGGGTGCTG GCTTGCGCTCACCGTTACACCAAGGTGCTGTGGTCGGGCAGCGAGGACCAGCGGCGTATGGTGGGCAAGTGCTACGTGCGGGGCAACGACCTGCGCCTCAACATCAGCGACGAGTGGCAGACCTACCACAACGAGATGTGCAACTCCAACACGGACGCCGACGAGACCGGCATGTGCCAAATGGGCACCAGCGCCGGCTTCACCGCCAACATCATCTATTTCGGGGCGCCCGGTGCCTATAACTGGCAAG GTACCGACTACATGCTGCAGCGGGAGATGTGGGACCTGCACGACTTCTCCTACGCCAACGAGAGGCGCGGCAATACCTATATAg GGTACACGGCGGAGGTGGGCAGCGCGGTGTTGCAGCGGGACGCGGTGACGGTGGTGACGGGCGCTCCCCGGTACAAGCACACGGGCGCCGTGTACCTGCTGAGCCAAAGCGCCCAGCAGACGCTGCAGAAGAGCCTCGTCCTCCCCGGGCACCAGGTCGGCTCCTACTTCGGCAGCGCCGTGGCCCTGGCAGACCTCAACAACGACGG GTGGCAAGATCTGGTGGTGGGAGCCCCGTACTACTTCCAGCGGaagcaggaggtggggggggccgTGTATGTCTACATGAACGAGGTGGGGGGCTTCCAGTCCCACCCCAGCCTCGTCCTCACCGGCCCCAGCTACTCCGCCTTCGGCTTCGCCGTGGCCAGCATCGGGGACATCAACCAGGATGGCTTTcagg ATATCGCTGTGGGGGCTCCTTTCGAGGGACCCGGCAAGGTCTACATCTACCACAGCAGCGCAGAAGGGCTGCTGGATAAACCCCGGCAG GTGATCAGCGGGTCGGATCTGGGCCCCGCCAGAATGCAGACCTTCGGGTATTCGCTGAGCGGGGGGCTGGACGTGGACGGGAACTCCTACCCCGACCTCTTGGTGGGCAGCTTGGCGGAGAAGATCGTCCTGCTCAG AGCTCGACCCGTGATCAACATCCTGAACAAAACCTTCACGGTGACCCCCAGCAAGGTGGACCCTGCCCGGTGCACGCCTGACTCCTG taTCACGGTGACCGTCTGCTTCTCCTACAACCAGAGTGCTGGAGACCCCAAGTACAAGGAGAAGATCA CCCTGGAGTACACGCTGGAGGCTGACAAGGACCGGCACCCCCCCAGGGTCAGGTTTTTGGGCACCCACTCTGCCACCTACCGCGGCATCTTCCCCATGCCCGAAACCCGCTGTGAAtccaaggagctgctgctgctg GACAACATCCGAGACAAGCTGCACCCCATCGTGCTCTCCATGAACTACTCGCTGGTGGAGAAGCCCAGGACCTTCCAGCTGGGCCCCCAGTCCCTCGACGCTTTCCCTGTCCTCAACCAGGACCAGTCCCACGAAAATGAGACCAAG ATCGAGTTCCAGAAGGAATGCGGCTCCGATAACAAGTGCTACAGCAACCTCCAGCTCCAGAGCAGCTTTGTCACTGACCAGAACCAGCCCCTGCCCAG GTTGAACGGTACCCAGGTGTTGCAGTACAGCCGGGACGTGCGGAAGCTCTACCTGAGCATCAACATCACCAACGTGCCCACCACCCCCTCCAACGGCGAGGATGCCCACGAGGCGCTCCTCAACGTCACCGTGCCGGCCAGCCTGCTGCCCTCCTCCGTCCGCCCG agcGGAGCGTGTACCATTGCGGAGACGGTGCTGTGCGAGCTGGGCAACCCTTTTAAGAGGAACCAGAGG gcagagctgatcGTCACCTTCGAGGCCATTGGGATCATGCTGGACACGCGGGAGATCTTGGTGTGGCTGGACCTGTCCAC GCAAAGCACCCAGGAGGACCTGCAGCCCGTGCTGGCCAAGTTGCTGGTGGACTACAGCATCCAGTCCTCGCTGACCAT AGCCCCCTCCCATGCCCAGTCACACTTCAGCGGGACGGTGGTGGGCGAGTCGGCCATGCGGAGAGAGCAGGACGTGGGCAGCCCCCTCGCCTTTGATTTCCAG GTGACTACCAAGGGCGAGTCGCTGGGCACCCTGGGCACCATCCTGCTGGGCTTCGAGTGGCCCTACGAGATCCCCAACGGCAAATGGCTCCTCTATCCCACCGAGATCCTCGTCAACAGCAACGAGACCTGCCAGCCCCCCGGGGGGGTCATTAACCCCCTCAACCTCACC ctgctggaggaccAGGTTCCATCCCGGCAGAGACGGGAGCTGGAGGCCCCCGAGCCGGCAGAGCCCCCCATCACCCTGGCCACTGCCAAGAAAGCTAAGTCGGAGGTGGTGCTG AGCTGCTCCAAGGGCACCGCTCGCTGCATCTGGTTCGAGTGCCCCCTCCTTCACACCCAGCACCCCACCACCTTCAGCATCCGTGCCCGGGTGTGGAACAGCACCTTCATCGAG GAGTACAGCGATTTTGACCGGGTGAAGGTGGACGGCACGGCCACACTCTTCCTCCGGACCCACATCCCCACCATCAACATGAAGAACCACACGGTGCGGGTGAGTGATGCTCTTACTGGGACaggctgggagggactggggccACTGGGAGCTCTTCCCCTGACGAGGCTCTTCTCGGCCCTTCCAGTTCTCCGTGGACGTGGACTCGGAGCTGACGGAGGAGCAGCCGGCCGAGATCGCGCTGTGGCTGGTGCTGGTGTCGGTGGCCGCCGGGTTGCTGCTACTGGGGCTGatcatcctcctcctctggaaG tgcGACTTCTTCCAGCGGACCCGCTACTACCGGATCATGCCCAAGTACCACGCGGTGAGGATCCGGCAGGAGCAGCGCTACCAGTCCGGCGGCCTCCTGCCTCGCCGGCGCAAGAAACACTGGGTGACCAAATGGCAGGAGCCGGAGAAGTACTactgacccccccaccccatccccccccggcctcccccgTGTGA
- the ITGA3 gene encoding integrin alpha-3 isoform X4, whose product MARCRRLLLLPPPLPPPPPPPPPPVPGLLLLVLGTLLGRAAAFNLDRTFPVLKEGATPDGFFGFSVALHRQTEREERCLLLVGAPRDVEPANGTRTGAVYACPLTAFRNDCQPLDIELKSEPDKAIIDDMWLGVTVASQRQPAGRVLACAHRYTKVLWSGSEDQRRMVGKCYVRGNDLRLNISDEWQTYHNEMCNSNTDADETGMCQMGTSAGFTANIIYFGAPGAYNWQGTDYMLQREMWDLHDFSYANERRGNTYIGYTAEVGSAVLQRDAVTVVTGAPRYKHTGAVYLLSQSAQQTLQKSLVLPGHQVGSYFGSAVALADLNNDGWQDLVVGAPYYFQRKQEVGGAVYVYMNEVGGFQSHPSLVLTGPSYSAFGFAVASIGDINQDGFQDIAVGAPFEGPGKVYIYHSSAEGLLDKPRQVISGSDLGPARMQTFGYSLSGGLDVDGNSYPDLLVGSLAEKIVLLRARPVINILNKTFTVTPSKVDPARCTPDSCITVTVCFSYNQSAGDPKYKEKITLEYTLEADKDRHPPRVRFLGTHSATYRGIFPMPETRCESKELLLLDNIRDKLHPIVLSMNYSLVEKPRTFQLGPQSLDAFPVLNQDQSHENETKIEFQKECGSDNKCYSNLQLQSSFVTDQNQPLPRLNGTQVLQYSRDVRKLYLSINITNVPTTPSNGEDAHEALLNVTVPASLLPSSVRPSGACTIAETVLCELGNPFKRNQRAELIVTFEAIGIMLDTREILVWLDLSTQSTQEDLQPVLAKLLVDYSIQSSLTIAPSHAQSHFSGTVVGESAMRREQDVGSPLAFDFQVTTKGESLGTLGTILLGFEWPYEIPNGKWLLYPTEILVNSNETCQPPGGVINPLNLTLLEDQVPSRQRRELEAPEPAEPPITLATAKKAKSEVVLSCSKGTARCIWFECPLLHTQHPTTFSIRARVWNSTFIEEYSDFDRVKVDGTATLFLRTHIPTINMKNHTVRFSVDVDSELTEEQPAEIALWLVLVSVAAGLLLLGLIILLLWKCDFFQRTRYYRIMPKYHAVRIRQEQRYQSGGLLPRRRKKHWVTKWQEPEKYY is encoded by the exons ATGGCGCGGTGCcgccggctgctgctgctgccgccgcctcttcctcctcctcctcctcctcctcctcctccggtaCCGgggttgctgctgctggtgctgggcacGCTGCTCGGCCGTGCCGCCGCCTTTAACCTGGACCGCACCTTCCCGGTGCTGAAGGAGGGCGCGACCCCCGACGGCTTCTTCGGCTTCTCGGTAGCGCTGCACCGTCAGACCGAGCGGGAGGAGAGGTGTCT gctgctgGTGGGAGCCCCCCGAGATGTGGAGCCGGCAAACGGCACGCGGACGGGCGCCGTCTACGCCTGCCCCCTCACCGCCTTCAGGAACGACTGCCAACCGCTCGACATCGAGTTGAAGA GTGAACCGGACAAAGCCATCATCGACGATATGTGGCTGGGGGTGACGGTGGCCAGCCAGCGGCAGCCGGCGGGGAGGGTGCTG GCTTGCGCTCACCGTTACACCAAGGTGCTGTGGTCGGGCAGCGAGGACCAGCGGCGTATGGTGGGCAAGTGCTACGTGCGGGGCAACGACCTGCGCCTCAACATCAGCGACGAGTGGCAGACCTACCACAACGAGATGTGCAACTCCAACACGGACGCCGACGAGACCGGCATGTGCCAAATGGGCACCAGCGCCGGCTTCACCGCCAACATCATCTATTTCGGGGCGCCCGGTGCCTATAACTGGCAAG GTACCGACTACATGCTGCAGCGGGAGATGTGGGACCTGCACGACTTCTCCTACGCCAACGAGAGGCGCGGCAATACCTATATAg GGTACACGGCGGAGGTGGGCAGCGCGGTGTTGCAGCGGGACGCGGTGACGGTGGTGACGGGCGCTCCCCGGTACAAGCACACGGGCGCCGTGTACCTGCTGAGCCAAAGCGCCCAGCAGACGCTGCAGAAGAGCCTCGTCCTCCCCGGGCACCAGGTCGGCTCCTACTTCGGCAGCGCCGTGGCCCTGGCAGACCTCAACAACGACGG GTGGCAAGATCTGGTGGTGGGAGCCCCGTACTACTTCCAGCGGaagcaggaggtggggggggccgTGTATGTCTACATGAACGAGGTGGGGGGCTTCCAGTCCCACCCCAGCCTCGTCCTCACCGGCCCCAGCTACTCCGCCTTCGGCTTCGCCGTGGCCAGCATCGGGGACATCAACCAGGATGGCTTTcagg ATATCGCTGTGGGGGCTCCTTTCGAGGGACCCGGCAAGGTCTACATCTACCACAGCAGCGCAGAAGGGCTGCTGGATAAACCCCGGCAG GTGATCAGCGGGTCGGATCTGGGCCCCGCCAGAATGCAGACCTTCGGGTATTCGCTGAGCGGGGGGCTGGACGTGGACGGGAACTCCTACCCCGACCTCTTGGTGGGCAGCTTGGCGGAGAAGATCGTCCTGCTCAG AGCTCGACCCGTGATCAACATCCTGAACAAAACCTTCACGGTGACCCCCAGCAAGGTGGACCCTGCCCGGTGCACGCCTGACTCCTG taTCACGGTGACCGTCTGCTTCTCCTACAACCAGAGTGCTGGAGACCCCAAGTACAAGGAGAAGATCA CCCTGGAGTACACGCTGGAGGCTGACAAGGACCGGCACCCCCCCAGGGTCAGGTTTTTGGGCACCCACTCTGCCACCTACCGCGGCATCTTCCCCATGCCCGAAACCCGCTGTGAAtccaaggagctgctgctgctg GACAACATCCGAGACAAGCTGCACCCCATCGTGCTCTCCATGAACTACTCGCTGGTGGAGAAGCCCAGGACCTTCCAGCTGGGCCCCCAGTCCCTCGACGCTTTCCCTGTCCTCAACCAGGACCAGTCCCACGAAAATGAGACCAAG ATCGAGTTCCAGAAGGAATGCGGCTCCGATAACAAGTGCTACAGCAACCTCCAGCTCCAGAGCAGCTTTGTCACTGACCAGAACCAGCCCCTGCCCAG GTTGAACGGTACCCAGGTGTTGCAGTACAGCCGGGACGTGCGGAAGCTCTACCTGAGCATCAACATCACCAACGTGCCCACCACCCCCTCCAACGGCGAGGATGCCCACGAGGCGCTCCTCAACGTCACCGTGCCGGCCAGCCTGCTGCCCTCCTCCGTCCGCCCG agcGGAGCGTGTACCATTGCGGAGACGGTGCTGTGCGAGCTGGGCAACCCTTTTAAGAGGAACCAGAGG gcagagctgatcGTCACCTTCGAGGCCATTGGGATCATGCTGGACACGCGGGAGATCTTGGTGTGGCTGGACCTGTCCAC GCAAAGCACCCAGGAGGACCTGCAGCCCGTGCTGGCCAAGTTGCTGGTGGACTACAGCATCCAGTCCTCGCTGACCAT AGCCCCCTCCCATGCCCAGTCACACTTCAGCGGGACGGTGGTGGGCGAGTCGGCCATGCGGAGAGAGCAGGACGTGGGCAGCCCCCTCGCCTTTGATTTCCAG GTGACTACCAAGGGCGAGTCGCTGGGCACCCTGGGCACCATCCTGCTGGGCTTCGAGTGGCCCTACGAGATCCCCAACGGCAAATGGCTCCTCTATCCCACCGAGATCCTCGTCAACAGCAACGAGACCTGCCAGCCCCCCGGGGGGGTCATTAACCCCCTCAACCTCACC ctgctggaggaccAGGTTCCATCCCGGCAGAGACGGGAGCTGGAGGCCCCCGAGCCGGCAGAGCCCCCCATCACCCTGGCCACTGCCAAGAAAGCTAAGTCGGAGGTGGTGCTG AGCTGCTCCAAGGGCACCGCTCGCTGCATCTGGTTCGAGTGCCCCCTCCTTCACACCCAGCACCCCACCACCTTCAGCATCCGTGCCCGGGTGTGGAACAGCACCTTCATCGAG GAGTACAGCGATTTTGACCGGGTGAAGGTGGACGGCACGGCCACACTCTTCCTCCGGACCCACATCCCCACCATCAACATGAAGAACCACACGGTGCGG TTCTCCGTGGACGTGGACTCGGAGCTGACGGAGGAGCAGCCGGCCGAGATCGCGCTGTGGCTGGTGCTGGTGTCGGTGGCCGCCGGGTTGCTGCTACTGGGGCTGatcatcctcctcctctggaaG tgcGACTTCTTCCAGCGGACCCGCTACTACCGGATCATGCCCAAGTACCACGCGGTGAGGATCCGGCAGGAGCAGCGCTACCAGTCCGGCGGCCTCCTGCCTCGCCGGCGCAAGAAACACTGGGTGACCAAATGGCAGGAGCCGGAGAAGTACTactga
- the ITGA3 gene encoding integrin alpha-3 isoform X6, with protein sequence MWLGVTVASQRQPAGRVLACAHRYTKVLWSGSEDQRRMVGKCYVRGNDLRLNISDEWQTYHNEMCNSNTDADETGMCQMGTSAGFTANIIYFGAPGAYNWQGTDYMLQREMWDLHDFSYANERRGNTYIGYTAEVGSAVLQRDAVTVVTGAPRYKHTGAVYLLSQSAQQTLQKSLVLPGHQVGSYFGSAVALADLNNDGWQDLVVGAPYYFQRKQEVGGAVYVYMNEVGGFQSHPSLVLTGPSYSAFGFAVASIGDINQDGFQDIAVGAPFEGPGKVYIYHSSAEGLLDKPRQVISGSDLGPARMQTFGYSLSGGLDVDGNSYPDLLVGSLAEKIVLLRARPVINILNKTFTVTPSKVDPARCTPDSCITVTVCFSYNQSAGDPKYKEKITLEYTLEADKDRHPPRVRFLGTHSATYRGIFPMPETRCESKELLLLDNIRDKLHPIVLSMNYSLVEKPRTFQLGPQSLDAFPVLNQDQSHENETKIEFQKECGSDNKCYSNLQLQSSFVTDQNQPLPRLNGTQVLQYSRDVRKLYLSINITNVPTTPSNGEDAHEALLNVTVPASLLPSSVRPSGACTIAETVLCELGNPFKRNQRAELIVTFEAIGIMLDTREILVWLDLSTQSTQEDLQPVLAKLLVDYSIQSSLTIAPSHAQSHFSGTVVGESAMRREQDVGSPLAFDFQVTTKGESLGTLGTILLGFEWPYEIPNGKWLLYPTEILVNSNETCQPPGGVINPLNLTLLEDQVPSRQRRELEAPEPAEPPITLATAKKAKSEVVLSCSKGTARCIWFECPLLHTQHPTTFSIRARVWNSTFIEEYSDFDRVKVDGTATLFLRTHIPTINMKNHTVRVSDALTGTGWEGLGPLGALPLTRLFSALPVLRGRGLGADGGAAGRDRAVAGAGVGGRRVAATGADHPPPLEVRLLPADPLLPDHAQVPRGEDPAGAALPVRRPPASPAQETLGDQMAGAGEVLLTPPPHPPPASPV encoded by the exons ATGTGGCTGGGGGTGACGGTGGCCAGCCAGCGGCAGCCGGCGGGGAGGGTGCTG GCTTGCGCTCACCGTTACACCAAGGTGCTGTGGTCGGGCAGCGAGGACCAGCGGCGTATGGTGGGCAAGTGCTACGTGCGGGGCAACGACCTGCGCCTCAACATCAGCGACGAGTGGCAGACCTACCACAACGAGATGTGCAACTCCAACACGGACGCCGACGAGACCGGCATGTGCCAAATGGGCACCAGCGCCGGCTTCACCGCCAACATCATCTATTTCGGGGCGCCCGGTGCCTATAACTGGCAAG GTACCGACTACATGCTGCAGCGGGAGATGTGGGACCTGCACGACTTCTCCTACGCCAACGAGAGGCGCGGCAATACCTATATAg GGTACACGGCGGAGGTGGGCAGCGCGGTGTTGCAGCGGGACGCGGTGACGGTGGTGACGGGCGCTCCCCGGTACAAGCACACGGGCGCCGTGTACCTGCTGAGCCAAAGCGCCCAGCAGACGCTGCAGAAGAGCCTCGTCCTCCCCGGGCACCAGGTCGGCTCCTACTTCGGCAGCGCCGTGGCCCTGGCAGACCTCAACAACGACGG GTGGCAAGATCTGGTGGTGGGAGCCCCGTACTACTTCCAGCGGaagcaggaggtggggggggccgTGTATGTCTACATGAACGAGGTGGGGGGCTTCCAGTCCCACCCCAGCCTCGTCCTCACCGGCCCCAGCTACTCCGCCTTCGGCTTCGCCGTGGCCAGCATCGGGGACATCAACCAGGATGGCTTTcagg ATATCGCTGTGGGGGCTCCTTTCGAGGGACCCGGCAAGGTCTACATCTACCACAGCAGCGCAGAAGGGCTGCTGGATAAACCCCGGCAG GTGATCAGCGGGTCGGATCTGGGCCCCGCCAGAATGCAGACCTTCGGGTATTCGCTGAGCGGGGGGCTGGACGTGGACGGGAACTCCTACCCCGACCTCTTGGTGGGCAGCTTGGCGGAGAAGATCGTCCTGCTCAG AGCTCGACCCGTGATCAACATCCTGAACAAAACCTTCACGGTGACCCCCAGCAAGGTGGACCCTGCCCGGTGCACGCCTGACTCCTG taTCACGGTGACCGTCTGCTTCTCCTACAACCAGAGTGCTGGAGACCCCAAGTACAAGGAGAAGATCA CCCTGGAGTACACGCTGGAGGCTGACAAGGACCGGCACCCCCCCAGGGTCAGGTTTTTGGGCACCCACTCTGCCACCTACCGCGGCATCTTCCCCATGCCCGAAACCCGCTGTGAAtccaaggagctgctgctgctg GACAACATCCGAGACAAGCTGCACCCCATCGTGCTCTCCATGAACTACTCGCTGGTGGAGAAGCCCAGGACCTTCCAGCTGGGCCCCCAGTCCCTCGACGCTTTCCCTGTCCTCAACCAGGACCAGTCCCACGAAAATGAGACCAAG ATCGAGTTCCAGAAGGAATGCGGCTCCGATAACAAGTGCTACAGCAACCTCCAGCTCCAGAGCAGCTTTGTCACTGACCAGAACCAGCCCCTGCCCAG GTTGAACGGTACCCAGGTGTTGCAGTACAGCCGGGACGTGCGGAAGCTCTACCTGAGCATCAACATCACCAACGTGCCCACCACCCCCTCCAACGGCGAGGATGCCCACGAGGCGCTCCTCAACGTCACCGTGCCGGCCAGCCTGCTGCCCTCCTCCGTCCGCCCG agcGGAGCGTGTACCATTGCGGAGACGGTGCTGTGCGAGCTGGGCAACCCTTTTAAGAGGAACCAGAGG gcagagctgatcGTCACCTTCGAGGCCATTGGGATCATGCTGGACACGCGGGAGATCTTGGTGTGGCTGGACCTGTCCAC GCAAAGCACCCAGGAGGACCTGCAGCCCGTGCTGGCCAAGTTGCTGGTGGACTACAGCATCCAGTCCTCGCTGACCAT AGCCCCCTCCCATGCCCAGTCACACTTCAGCGGGACGGTGGTGGGCGAGTCGGCCATGCGGAGAGAGCAGGACGTGGGCAGCCCCCTCGCCTTTGATTTCCAG GTGACTACCAAGGGCGAGTCGCTGGGCACCCTGGGCACCATCCTGCTGGGCTTCGAGTGGCCCTACGAGATCCCCAACGGCAAATGGCTCCTCTATCCCACCGAGATCCTCGTCAACAGCAACGAGACCTGCCAGCCCCCCGGGGGGGTCATTAACCCCCTCAACCTCACC ctgctggaggaccAGGTTCCATCCCGGCAGAGACGGGAGCTGGAGGCCCCCGAGCCGGCAGAGCCCCCCATCACCCTGGCCACTGCCAAGAAAGCTAAGTCGGAGGTGGTGCTG AGCTGCTCCAAGGGCACCGCTCGCTGCATCTGGTTCGAGTGCCCCCTCCTTCACACCCAGCACCCCACCACCTTCAGCATCCGTGCCCGGGTGTGGAACAGCACCTTCATCGAG GAGTACAGCGATTTTGACCGGGTGAAGGTGGACGGCACGGCCACACTCTTCCTCCGGACCCACATCCCCACCATCAACATGAAGAACCACACGGTGCGGGTGAGTGATGCTCTTACTGGGACaggctgggagggactggggccACTGGGAGCTCTTCCCCTGACGAGGCTCTTCTCGGCCCTTCCAGTTCTCCGTGGACGTGGACTCGGAGCTGACGGAGGAGCAGCCGGCCGAGATCGCGCTGTGGCTGGTGCTGGTGTCGGTGGCCGCCGGGTTGCTGCTACTGGGGCTGatcatcctcctcctctggaaG tgcGACTTCTTCCAGCGGACCCGCTACTACCGGATCATGCCCAAGTACCACGCGGTGAGGATCCGGCAGGAGCAGCGCTACCAGTCCGGCGGCCTCCTGCCTCGCCGGCGCAAGAAACACTGGGTGACCAAATGGCAGGAGCCGGAGAAGTACTactgacccccccaccccatccccccccggcctcccccgTGTGA